TGAACGTTCAGATGCTGaggaaaaaagaatgaataGTACACAAAGCTCTGGCAAGAGACAGGCAGAAACTATAGAGCTGGTTCCAGTACCCAAAAGGCAGGCTACTGAATCAAGCTTGGCATCACCCAAGTCATGCAGTCCTAGCAGAATAGCTGCATTATCTCGGGATACTTCATTCAAGAGCTTAGATAAGGGAAAAGTAAAGATAGCTCATCAAACTTATTTTGGAAATCGCTTAAGTATTGATATTCGGGAAACTGCTCACCCTTCTCTGAATGGTTCACGTGTTCAAACCCCCAAGGGTAAGAATCAGAGCCTTGTTGGCTCACTTTCCTTTTTGTGGTCATATTCACACCGTACAATGCATAGAGCcagtttcaatttaatttacaCATGTATGgcaaaaatgttttttgcaCACTTCACAACTTTCTATTCAATCCACATTTTATGTTTCACCAAACCAACAATAGGTTTAGGTTCCCATTTATGTAGATCTATGTTTCAATTTTAGATCCATTGGACAGCTATAGGCTTGCTATCCAATATAGGTCTTCAATTTGataattgtttatattttttgatgaacATAAATGTTGACATAACTGGAATGCCTATCAAAATCTGGTTGACACGTAATCTATATGGATCAAGAATTAGGATGTGAGTGTTGGTATGAGAAAAACTAGATTACACAAATAAGTCATGAAGTAgtgtaaaaagaaagaatattctAATGCCTAATGTAATTTAAGGTTGTGGTTGGTGTGGGGTTAAAGATTGGAGGGTTAATTGTCAAGTGATGAAGTAGTAATGGTGTAAAGAAGTGTTTGAAGGGTGAAGTGTTCATGATGTGCGGTAGGTGTAAAAAATGTGTAATGGTGGGGCCCAATAGATtccaaatcaaaatttaaatgaatatttgaaaattacTAGTAAATAATGTGTATTGGTGCGGCCTAATGATGATGTGAgtggaagagaaggaaaatggGTGAAGGGTTCAAGGAATAGAGAgatgcacaaaaaaaataaaaataaaaaattcccaTCTTACAACCCATTCCCTCTGCCCCcactaaattaatatatgaccCCCTTATGGGGTTAAATGTTAACCTCTTAAGTTTTCCTcatttcctcaatttttttccaaGCAAGATTAgcctaaaaacaaacataatctaAACCTGATGTCTACAGTTGAATGAAGTCTATGGCTTTGCTCTTTCTAATGTTTCTTACAAACTTGGTCTTATTATGTCAAGAATCAAGACAATTTCCTATTTGTACAGGTACCTTGTTGAAATCCAACTCGTTCAACACCGTAAATTCCAAACCGAAAGTGAAACTTGTCAATGAATTTCCTCAAAAGCACAAGGGGACCAGAGAGAGTTCTCTTGATATGAAGGAGAGGCCTGCTAGAATGATGAGTAAATCTATGTCATTTAAATCTGTGAACTCAGGCCGATCTGTCACGATTGAATCAAAAGGTAAAATGATTTCATCCAAATATTCTCACACTCAAGATGCAAGAGGGTTAAAACAAGTGAAAGACCAGAATgcaattgatagaaaaaacttgTTGAGGCTGGATCGCCCTTTAGGTAGCTCAATGCCAAATAGTGCTGTTTCAACACCTAAGGTTGATCAAAGGATCACTCCTCGTGGTGAAAGTGCCATAGCATCATCCCCAAGCATCAACAGAGAGTTGAAGTCCACACAGTCTGATGGAAAATTGGGTACCTTATCAAGATCAACTAGTGTGGGTCGTAAAAGTGCAGATATCCCAGGTACTTCAGGTATTTCTTGATGGTTAGACTTGACAAAACATAATGTTTCATGTGCCTGTTTGTATTTTGTGATggacttattttattttttatttttaggtaaaGCGAGCTAAGCTATTTTATTGTTTGCCAATGCAGTTCGAGTTTCATCTACACATGGAATTAGCAGTTCTTCTGTGGAACAAAAATCGAACCAAATTAGCCCTAAAGATGAACCATCGTCCAGTTCCTGGAATGCTGAGAGACAGCTCAATAATGCTAATGAAAATTTGCAAGATGGCTTACCTCAATCACGGGAATCATCaaatcaaggtgaaaaggttaggGAAAGTTCTGTCAGTCACTTGAGGCCTGCTGGTACCACTGGGTTGAAAATTGTCACTTGTCAAAAGTGCAAGGAAGTCGGTCATGCTACAGAAAATTGCACTGTTGTTAGTCCTATGGCCTCTGGTACTGATTTACCTATTTCTAGAACTGCCAGAGAGGGGATGAGCAAAGGTAGTAAATTGAAAGCTGCAATTGAGGTTGCTATGCTTAAGAGGCCTGGAATatacagaaagaaaaaagaaagtgatcAATCTGATGGGGTATCCTTGCTAAATGTGGATGCAAGTAGCGAGATTCAAGATCAGTTCTCAGTTTTAAATAAGATGAATGAAGGAACACTTGAAAGGCAAGCAAATCATGGTGCTTCTTCCTCTGAGTTCAGCAAATCAACAAATATTAATAACGTGAAGCAGCTTAATGAGCACTCCACTGATACTGTTTATCCTTCCAAGGTGGGGCAATTGGATTTCATTGCCCCATATTTGGGAAAGCCTGCACATACTTCAGTGGAGAAGTCTGTCCTTATGAAGATGTCTGCCATCCCAGAGCATGAATATATCTGGCAGTAAGTTTATCCTTGCTAATTTGTGTGCGTTGACTTTACATATTCTTCCACATTCTTTCCTGCACATGTTTTAAAAAGTACAATGTAGGTAAGCTTCTGTTATGTGAATACAGGGGGGTGCTTGAAGTGCATAGATCTGAAAAATTTATCGACTTATATGGTGGAATTCAAGCACATCTATCGACTTGTGCATCACCTAAAGTCCATGACATGGTCAACAAGTTTCCCCAGAATATTAACTTGGATGAAGTACCTCGCTTAAGCACATGGCCAAGACAATTCCACATCAGTGGTGCTAAAGAGGAAAATATTGCACTTTACTTCTTTGCCAAGGATTTTGAAAGGTTAATATATGCATGTCTTTTCTGATTGAGTGGTTTTTTCTGCATTTATCtgtctatgtatttatttggtttttaaactGCTCATATTACAGTTACGAGAACTACAAGGGATTGTTGGACAACATGATTAAAAAGGATCTGGCCCTGAAAGGATCATTTGGTGGTGTTGAATTCTTCATATTCCCATCCACTCAGCTTCCAGAGAACTCCCAGCGTAAGAATATTGGGAAATTGCTTTCTAGACACTGATTCTGTTGCACCGTAATCATGTTGTTATAGGATATGTTTTAGACCTTGAGGTTGATTCACGCTGAATTTCTGTTGGAATGAGATCTTTGTGAGACCTACACTATAAAATATTACTCTATGGATGTTGATGAAGCATCCTATCCCGGTCAGCTTTCTGATTTTCATTTTTGCAATTTAGCTTGCAGCAAAAACATTGCTAATTCTCCATGCATAATAAAGCCTGATTCTGACTTGGCTATATAACTCTAATTCCCTTCCTCCCTTTTGTAGTTGCCTGGTATGATCTTCTTggtcattttctctttttttttgttattacttTAAATCACTCCTTTCTTGTGTTGCTGCTACTCGGTTGTGCTGATTCCTATCTAACATGTTCAACTGCTATTCTGGTAGGAATTTGTGAGGAGCCTGCATGTATGCTTAGAAGTCatggaattaaaataatttagtgtGTGATTATTATTTGCAGGTTGGAACATGTTGTATTTCTTGTGGGGAGTGTTCAGGGGAAGGAGATCTGAATCAAATTCATTTAAGAAGTTAGTTATTCCCAGTTTGAATGTGGTGCCCAGGGACAAAGACATTCCTGCTGCAGTCTTGTCTTCACCTGAGAATCTCTGCCCATCTGAATGTATTGTTAAAGAAACATCTGCATGTGACAGTTCTTGTGATGTGCCTCTTACATCAAATGCTCCTGAAAAGCCATGTGTGTCCTTAAACAGGAATTCTGATAACAAAGTATTTAATTCACAAACGATCCAAGAGAGTCAAGATGGGAAGCTTGACTCCAAATCCGTGCCAAAGATTCCAGGAAGCAATACCCCATGGTGCCCAGAAGTTAGACGCAGCAGTTCTTCCCTGGTAATTTTTTTGCCTCGCACACGACAAACAAGAAAACACTTATATGGTTGATATTACATCTTGGTTTTATCCATGTTGGAGTCTGGGTGGAATGATGACTATTGTGTCTAGTGGCTAACACACTATAATCCTGACAATAAACATATGATGCTTCACAACCCTGACTTCCTCTATTCCCAAAAGGGAGAGTgagtgagaaagagagagacagattaatttttgaattttctactCATTTTTTAACTTGACATTAGCCATCACTGATCAGCAATTTAGCAGTCACATGAATTTCTCAAGTTTTTCTTGCCTTGTGACTTTTCCATATATTCAAAAATAAGTGGCAGCAGCATTCTGGTTTCTATTATCACCTTGATCCAATCAGAACATTTTGTATGCATGCTACTTCAGAAAGGTGGCATGCATGCCTTACTTGAATGTGACTTTGAGATTTGTGATTCGTTGTAATTCTATAAAGCATTTTGTTCTaaattaccttttattttctatttctaaaCTATGCCTTTTCCTGTATCtaataacattatatttttgaagtacatattttcttttctaaaaagcCTTGTTTGTGACCCTAGATATTTAAAATCCAGATGGGTTTAGCTTTGTAGAGGTCATTTTTCCGATGCCTTATTATTGGAAGTTTTTGTGTAAAAGGTAAATTTCATGTtagtttgaattatttttcctGGTGGCGTGCATATAAATGATTTTGTTATGGAATGTGTTTATATTGCCCAAGGACCAAATATTTTGTGCTCCTGAAAATAGCTTCCCACGACCTCATACAATATTACCAAGATCTCCCCAAAGAATTCCATGACCtctcatatatgtttttattgaaatctCAACATTGTCTTTGTAGTCGGTGTCTGCATGAATCATAAGCAGATCTATTAATGCTCAAATCATTTGTCAACTCCAGCACTAATGGAACCTTTTGAATACTGCAATACTTCCTGGCTTATGCTTCTTGATCTGATGCTAGTTTAGTGAGAGATTTTGAATGTGGGCTTCTTGTAGGGGACGTTTTTGCAGTTTGACTGACATGGTCAAATTCCATGTAAAATTCTTGTTTCATGTGTGcttgttttgtttatgtttattgTGTGTggcttttatatatttcttgctCTTCAAGGTCCTTGTTTTATCTCCctagaaaggagaagaaagaaaacttaAAGTCAAAGATTGTGAATTAACTTTAGTGGGGTTCGAGCACTTCTGAAATGTTGGGCAAAAAATGATCTTAAGATTGCCCATTTCACCATTCTTGCCTTTAGGAAACAGTGGAGCCAGAAAAACTTTCGCAAAAAAGAGAGtgtatttttcagttttctagAAGACAGAATATTGTGAAAACGTGTTTGCTATTTgcctttttcttggaaacacctgttttttaatttcacttctAAAAGTTGCCCTTCAAATTCCACTTTAGAAAGAAGAGCCTTGTTTAGTTCCCCTTTATTTAAACccagttatttattattttgaagacAATCCTAGTGAGGCCCTTGTTTCTATATTTGAAACTATGTACTGAGTTAGTAAACACCTTTTCTCAGTTTTCTATTTAGGAATGATTTTAGAATAAAGATGTATGCTGgggaaaaatctgaaaattgcTATCTAAAAGTGAACACAACTCCCAAGTCTCTGGAAATTGTTCCAAATTGTTTACTTCTATTTTTCGTTGTTGTTCTTTCTGCATATTGGTTTCGTTGAGCTTGTTTTATACTTCTTTTCGCCTTCCTTTACAATTCAATCAATGCTGACCCTTCTTTTCACAGGAAGAAGTTGGTCATCCTGAGTGCAGTATGGATGTGGAGTTTAAATCTTGTGCTGAGGTAACTGGAACTAATTCTAGCTCTGATGTGGTGGAGATACAAATGCATGAAGGTACTTCATGTTTTGGAGAAGGTATGCCATCTCTCAAGATTTTTGGTGTTGGTAGTCAAGATTCAGGTGGCAGGACGACTTTTGGTGAGGAAAAAATAGTTGATAGAACATACTGTGATAGAAATAATGTTAAAGTTGAAACGGACTTGAATGAAGAGAATGTGAATCTGGATGTGGAGGCTTCTTCAGAGAAAACCCCAAGGAAACGACCATATATTGATCTGTCAGAGACTGCACCACTGACTTCGAGTAGCGTGACTCATAAAGCTCTGTGGAATAAGGCAGATAATAACAAGTTAGTAGATGGAGAGAGTATTAGGAAGAAGCTCAAGACGGGTTTCAGGGAACTATATGGGGGTAGTGGTTCAAGAGATGGAAATTCTTTGAGTGGTAGTTTTACTTCTCAGACATGTGATTTGGGTTCCAGCTCCTCAATTGAGGAGAAGAGCTATGACAAAGCATCTGATGAAAAAGTTATCTTGGAGGACCTAGGAACTAGTGAAAGGTTCTTCTTTCCTGTGGATTCACATCGTGTCAAGGATATTTGGTTGCCTGGTAACTCCATGCCCTGGAACTCATCAAATGATGAGGATAAAGTTCATGATGGGATTCCAAATCTCGAGCTTGCCTTGGGGGCTGAGACAAAATCCCCTAATAAGGGAATCCTGCCTTTCTTCGGATTGGTAGAGAAAAATGATAACCAGAACAAGCCCCCAGACAAGGTGTTGAATAAGGAAGAAGACGATGGCGTCTCTGCTTCCCTCTCCCTTTCCCTCTCATTCCCATTTCCAGACAAGGAACAAACTGTTAAACCTGTTTCAAAAACAGAGCAGCTTGTGCCTGAAAGGCGTCATGTGAATACTTCACTGCTCCTTTTTGGGGACCTTTCAGATAAATAGAGCTATGGCGACTCGCCATATGTATAGTGCCCTGCATGGATGTGGTGAATGTGTCCAATCACACACTCGAAGGTCTTCCGTGGGCTTTATAGGGAAATCAATTCCATCTGTTCATAAACCCACACAGGAGTTACTAATAATTTTTCCTCTTTACTTTTCTGTTAGCTCTTGTCTGGAGTGCAGAGTCACGGCTGTTTTGTATATAAAGAGATTTTTAAGCCGGCACAGTTTTAAAAATGCCATGAGATATTTGCAACCTCATGATTTTTCTGACTTACTAGATATTTTTTGCCTTCTTATTTGCTTCTTGGTATTGGTGCAGTTGTCATAATGAACTGTTTGTTGCCAGGAAAATGGTATTAAAAGATGATGCATGTTGGCTTGAGGGCAGCAGGGATAAGGTAGATCCTCTCTTTCTATTCGCTTTAATAGATAATAAGCCGTCAAGGCTGATGACTGACTGGAGGAGCGCTGGGTGTATTTCATAGAATGCATCTCGTAATTGCTGGGCTGCGTTAGAGTTCTCTAACGAGTCGGTACCATCAGTTACGTGGTGGATCGATGTGAAATCAGGCTCCTGCAATGATATAAATTCCTTCAAATTGTTTCATTTGTGTTGGTGTGTGCGTACATGGTACAATGATGAACTGCTCTGAGAGTGTCGCAACTTGGCGGCGAAGCAACTGTCAACTTCCATGTGGAAGCTCACCGGGAAAAGGCTTTGCATAGCAATCCCATACGTGGATGCTTGAATCTAGATTGCTTCAAGGGAGTCTACTTGGCCTGGTACTGCTGGATATGGAATTTGATCCATCGCTATTGAATATTGCAAAACTTGAAGCCAACGCTCCGAACGTGTCTCTCTCGACAGAGTTCGTTGTTAATGCTCGGGCTACTCGATCCGTCTTCTATTCCATTGAAGGTATTGATGTTTATTACAGCAATGTACAGGCTTATGATTAACGATTCATCGCAAATCAAAAGCCTCGGGTGtccttgaaaaaaagaagagaaggggaTGTTATATTGTCAAAATGGTTTCTACGTCTTTCAATGTAGGATCTTTTCAAGTATTAACATAATTATATCTTACCATCACTCTCCTAACAGTCTTTCTATAAACTAAGAAGGTAACTCTGTACAACCAATCGTCCATCATTCAATCTATTAAGCTctctaaatcaaaatcaaataattgcATATCATTCAATCtttttaaatcaagatattACAACTAACATCCCTTCTTAAATTGATGTTGGTGGAtaacaaaatcatcattttgtcAATCTATCATGAATTGATGTCAATAATGAGATAAAGTTTTGGTAAACACATTAGCTATCTATAATTCAATGGAAATGTAAGAGAGATTAATTATATGTTGGTCAAATGCTCACAAATAGAATGACAATCTAGTTTAATGTGCCTAATGTGCTCATGAAAGACTAGATTGGTAGCAATTTGAATGGCATTCGGGTTATCAGTATGAAGAGAAGTAAGAGTAAGCTAAGAAATACTAAGCTCACTTAACAaatcccaaaacaaaacaatctcAGAGCATATGGATGACATAGTATGATACTTAAACTTGGTGAGGATTTAGAAACTCGATCCTtcttacttttcaaaaaaaaaaagagctaccAAGAAATATGCACCAACCtgtaactaaataataaatattaggaCAACCAAACTAATCTATATCACTAGAACCTTTCAACTGTAAAGAAGTCCTGATAGAAAAGAATAATCATGACTAGAAGTATCATTGagataacaaaaaatacatcataCAATAACCAAGTGAGAATGGTAAGGAGCTCACATACACTAACTTGCTgcataacaaaacaaatatcagGCTGAGTAATTGTTAAATAATTCAAACTTCTTACCAACTACCAACACGACGAGGGATTAGATAATAACTCGTCATCATATTGCTATAGCTTCAAGTTGACCTCTGTTGGTGTAATGACTAAGTTGCTAGTCTTCTGGACTAAAAATCAGCTAAGGTGAGAAGCTCCTAAGTATACTTGTGCTTATGCAAAAGTGTGTTAGTCAGACAATAATGTACCTTAAGGCCAAGAAAATATTGCAGGGTACAAATtctttcatatgaaataaaGTCTTAAGATGCGCATATAGTTACTTAATCAACTAAGAATCAAACCCTATAATAACAATATCATCCATATATACAACAAGTACAATAACCTAGTAGTAATTAttcagagaaagagagatgagtCAAACTGACtctgaataaaattaaaatcaagaagAGTATAACAAAACTTCTCAAACTAGGCAAGTAGTGCCTACTTCTCAATCATATAGAGATCACTTTAAAGGACAAACCTTAGAAGAGGAGTGAGTGAATATAGAAATTCGTTCCTCACATCCATATATGGGATTGGCCACCCTTTTGAGGCAGTAAAACTATAATAGTGAAAACTATAATAGTGCAAACAATAGTCATCTTTGCCATAGGTGCAAACATTTACTCATAATCAAGCACATACTCTTATTGACTCCGAAGAGCCACTAAATAGACTTTATACCTCACAATATAACCATTAGACCATAGCTTTATAGTATAAACCTATTTTTCAACCAAGAAGTTTGATTCCATCAAGACAATAAACAATGTCCTAGGTGTGATTGTATTGAGAACTTAGAGCTCTTATTTTATAGCTTTCTTCCAATATGCTTGAGTAACAGTTTGTGAGTCAGACTTAGGTACAATAGTAGTATTAAGAGTGACTTGGAAAACTGTATAAGAGAACCTATCCCTATCTGAAGGACATGAAATCTGAGATGATTGATGAGGTTCAACCAGGACAATTTAGGGCTAAGTCAGGCAATAGGGCTGATAGACAATGTCTTCGATATATAATTCTTAgcttaaaatgtttatttaaacttgataaatcatcaaaattaggAAGAGTAATTAAATAGGAATTATGAGAAGTAGAAGACTAAaagaaatattgatttaaaaaaaaagaccgtATTTTGAGAAATATGGAGTTTATTAACATCCAAATCATAATACACAAATCTTTtataaacattattatattcTAGAAAAGTACACCTTACATATAGAGTAGTAAGATTGTATTGTTTGATGGATGGTAAGAGAACAAAACAAATGCAACCAAAGATAAAAAGAGTTACACCTAGGAATAGTACCAAATAAGCAAAATATAGAGAATCAAAATCGAGAACTTAAGAGGGTagataattaatcaaatgaaaGCCATAGATAATGCTTATATCCAAAATCTAGGTGGTACAAAAGAgtcaattaaaatgatataaacaCTATCTAAAAGGTGATTATTCTTACGATCTGCAAACCATATTAGACATAATGGTTTctgaaattatagaaattacTTTCATTTTGAAAACCCTAGGACCATTATTAGATATACCTAATATATTAACAAGCATTTGACAATTAAATTCATGGCTTTATCTTGAAGACTACTTGATATCACCTCAAAAATATAATCAATTGAATGCATTTTGGTGAAATCTTAAGAGA
This window of the Populus trichocarpa isolate Nisqually-1 chromosome 13, P.trichocarpa_v4.1, whole genome shotgun sequence genome carries:
- the LOC7465630 gene encoding uncharacterized protein LOC7465630 isoform X1 produces the protein MAAKRRGRNVQELYNATEIIGEPKITSVLREGHRMEGPLDKTQKKYMEPSQAEKGLGKPSMRRKVRMRAESGTCNVCSAPCSSCMHLKLACMGSKGDEFSDETCRVTASSQYSNNDGDGIVSFKSRARDSLQHTTSEASNLLSVSSSHDSLSENAESKANIRSTDADASAESQMLPKLSSGRAVAEDHFSPKPQCLSDQKTLSKKHGDPKSEEGQDDTISCVSRASDASKVVSYPKKNLDRDNLLRSSALEVEGSGKALVSHNSGSLETPSNDADAGSSSPKVQTKCLSLNANGKCLDEHPSLHDHGKPFECPMEQVNLSLSKEAASNIDCGGNLAAHNNADNHANGKSTINAESSKVSCKIYSKLELEADKDSGDQSNEGFKGSEQVGREEKLNDLEELTDMQEIHLQSASMDESDESEILEHDVKVCDICGDAGREDLLAICSRCTDGAEHTYCMRDMLQKVPEGDWLCEECKLAEETENQKPDAEEKRMNSTQSSGKRQAETIELVPVPKRQATESSLASPKSCSPSRIAALSRDTSFKSLDKGKVKIAHQTYFGNRLSIDIRETAHPSLNGSRVQTPKGTLLKSNSFNTVNSKPKVKLVNEFPQKHKGTRESSLDMKERPARMMSKSMSFKSVNSGRSVTIESKGKMISSKYSHTQDARGLKQVKDQNAIDRKNLLRLDRPLGSSMPNSAVSTPKVDQRITPRGESAIASSPSINRELKSTQSDGKLGTLSRSTSVGRKSADIPGTSVRVSSTHGISSSSVEQKSNQISPKDEPSSSSWNAERQLNNANENLQDGLPQSRESSNQGEKVRESSVSHLRPAGTTGLKIVTCQKCKEVGHATENCTVVSPMASGTDLPISRTAREGMSKGSKLKAAIEVAMLKRPGIYRKKKESDQSDGVSLLNVDASSEIQDQFSVLNKMNEGTLERQANHGASSSEFSKSTNINNVKQLNEHSTDTVYPSKVGQLDFIAPYLGKPAHTSVEKSVLMKMSAIPEHEYIWQGVLEVHRSEKFIDLYGGIQAHLSTCASPKVHDMVNKFPQNINLDEVPRLSTWPRQFHISGAKEENIALYFFAKDFESYENYKGLLDNMIKKDLALKGSFGGVEFFIFPSTQLPENSQRWNMLYFLWGVFRGRRSESNSFKKLVIPSLNVVPRDKDIPAAVLSSPENLCPSECIVKETSACDSSCDVPLTSNAPEKPCVSLNRNSDNKVFNSQTIQESQDGKLDSKSVPKIPGSNTPWCPEVRRSSSSLEEVGHPECSMDVEFKSCAEVTGTNSSSDVVEIQMHEGTSCFGEGMPSLKIFGVGSQDSGGRTTFGEEKIVDRTYCDRNNVKVETDLNEENVNLDVEASSEKTPRKRPYIDLSETAPLTSSSVTHKALWNKADNNKLVDGESIRKKLKTGFRELYGGSGSRDGNSLSGSFTSQTCDLGSSSSIEEKSYDKASDEKVILEDLGTSERFFFPVDSHRVKDIWLPGNSMPWNSSNDEDKVHDGIPNLELALGAETKSPNKGILPFFGLVEKNDNQNKPPDKVLNKEEDDGVSASLSLSLSFPFPDKEQTVKPVSKTEQLVPERRHVNTSLLLFGDLSDK
- the LOC7465630 gene encoding uncharacterized protein LOC7465630 isoform X5 — protein: MRRKVRMRAESGTCNVCSAPCSSCMHLKLACMGSKGDEFSDETCRVTASSQYSNNDGDGIVSFKSRARDSLQHTTSEASNLLSVSSSHDSLSENAESKANIRSTDADASAESQMLPKLSSGRAVAEDHFSPKPQCLSDQKTLSKKHGDPKSEEGQDDTISCVSRASDASKVVSYPKKNLDRDNLLRSSALEVEGSGKALVSHNSGSLETPSNDADAGSSSPKVQTKCLSLNANGKCLDEHPSLHDHGKPFECPMEQVNLSLSKEAASNIDCGGNLAAHNNADNHANGKSTINAESSKVSCKIYSKLELEADKDSGDQSNEGFKGSEQVGREEKLNDLEELTDMQEIHLQSASMDESDESEILEHDVKVCDICGDAGREDLLAICSRCTDGAEHTYCMRDMLQKVPEGDWLCEECKLAEETENQKPDAEEKRMNSTQSSGKRQAETIELVPVPKRQATESSLASPKSCSPSRIAALSRDTSFKSLDKGKVKIAHQTYFGNRLSIDIRETAHPSLNGSRVQTPKGTLLKSNSFNTVNSKPKVKLVNEFPQKHKGTRESSLDMKERPARMMSKSMSFKSVNSGRSVTIESKGKMISSKYSHTQDARGLKQVKDQNAIDRKNLLRLDRPLGSSMPNSAVSTPKVDQRITPRGESAIASSPSINRELKSTQSDGKLGTLSRSTSVGRKSADIPGTSVRVSSTHGISSSSVEQKSNQISPKDEPSSSSWNAERQLNNANENLQDGLPQSRESSNQGEKVRESSVSHLRPAGTTGLKIVTCQKCKEVGHATENCTVVSPMASGTDLPISRTAREGMSKGSKLKAAIEVAMLKRPGIYRKKKESDQSDGVSLLNVDASSEIQDQFSVLNKMNEGTLERQANHGASSSEFSKSTNINNVKQLNEHSTDTVYPSKVGQLDFIAPYLGKPAHTSVEKSVLMKMSAIPEHEYIWQGVLEVHRSEKFIDLYGGIQAHLSTCASPKVHDMVNKFPQNINLDEVPRLSTWPRQFHISGAKEENIALYFFAKDFESYENYKGLLDNMIKKDLALKGSFGGVEFFIFPSTQLPENSQRWNMLYFLWGVFRGRRSESNSFKKLVIPSLNVVPRDKDIPAAVLSSPENLCPSECIVKETSACDSSCDVPLTSNAPEKPCVSLNRNSDNKVFNSQTIQESQDGKLDSKSVPKIPGSNTPWCPEVRRSSSSLEEVGHPECSMDVEFKSCAEVTGTNSSSDVVEIQMHEGTSCFGEGMPSLKIFGVGSQDSGGRTTFGEEKIVDRTYCDRNNVKVETDLNEENVNLDVEASSEKTPRKRPYIDLSETAPLTSSSVTHKALWNKADNNKLVDGESIRKKLKTGFRELYGGSGSRDGNSLSGSFTSQTCDLGSSSSIEEKSYDKASDEKVILEDLGTSERFFFPVDSHRVKDIWLPGNSMPWNSSNDEDKVHDGIPNLELALGAETKSPNKGILPFFGLVEKNDNQNKPPDKVLNKEEDDGVSASLSLSLSFPFPDKEQTVKPVSKTEQLVPERRHVNTSLLLFGDLSDK
- the LOC7465630 gene encoding uncharacterized protein LOC7465630 isoform X2, producing MAAKRRGRNVQELYNATEIIGEPKITSVLREGHRMEGPLDKTQKKYMEPSQAEKGLGKPSMRRKVRMRAESGTCNVCSAPCSSCMHLKLACMGSKGDEFSDETCRVTASSQYSNNDGDGIVSFKSRARDSLQHTTSEASNLLSVSSSHDSLSENAESKANIRSTDADASAESQMLPKLSSGRAVAEDHFSPKPQCLSDQKTLSKKHGDPKSEEGQDDTISCVSRASDASKVVSYPKKNLDRDNLLRSSALEVEGSGKALVSHNSGSLETPSNDADAGSSSPKVQTKCLSLNANGKCLDEHPSLHDHGKPFECPMEQVNLSLSKEAASNIDCGGNLAAHNNADNHANGKSTINAESSKVSCKIYSKLELEADKDSGDQSNEGFKGSEQVGREEKLNDLEELTDMQEIHLQSASMDESDESEILEHDVKVCDICGDAGREDLLAICSRCTDGAEHTYCMRDMLQKVPEGDWLCEECKLAEETENQKPDAEEKRMNSTQSSGKRQAETIELVPVPKRQATESSLASPKSCSPSRIAALSRDTSFKSLDKGKVKIAHQTYFGNRLSIDIRETAHPSLNGSRVQTPKGTLLKSNSFNTVNSKPKVKLVNEFPQKHKGTRESSLDMKERPARMMSKSMSFKSVNSGRSVTIESKGKMISSKYSHTQDARGLKQVKDQNAIDRKNLLRLDRPLGSSMPNSAVSTPKVDQRITPRGESAIASSPSINRELKSTQSDGKLGTLSRSTSVGRKSADIPVRVSSTHGISSSSVEQKSNQISPKDEPSSSSWNAERQLNNANENLQDGLPQSRESSNQGEKVRESSVSHLRPAGTTGLKIVTCQKCKEVGHATENCTVVSPMASGTDLPISRTAREGMSKGSKLKAAIEVAMLKRPGIYRKKKESDQSDGVSLLNVDASSEIQDQFSVLNKMNEGTLERQANHGASSSEFSKSTNINNVKQLNEHSTDTVYPSKVGQLDFIAPYLGKPAHTSVEKSVLMKMSAIPEHEYIWQGVLEVHRSEKFIDLYGGIQAHLSTCASPKVHDMVNKFPQNINLDEVPRLSTWPRQFHISGAKEENIALYFFAKDFESYENYKGLLDNMIKKDLALKGSFGGVEFFIFPSTQLPENSQRWNMLYFLWGVFRGRRSESNSFKKLVIPSLNVVPRDKDIPAAVLSSPENLCPSECIVKETSACDSSCDVPLTSNAPEKPCVSLNRNSDNKVFNSQTIQESQDGKLDSKSVPKIPGSNTPWCPEVRRSSSSLEEVGHPECSMDVEFKSCAEVTGTNSSSDVVEIQMHEGTSCFGEGMPSLKIFGVGSQDSGGRTTFGEEKIVDRTYCDRNNVKVETDLNEENVNLDVEASSEKTPRKRPYIDLSETAPLTSSSVTHKALWNKADNNKLVDGESIRKKLKTGFRELYGGSGSRDGNSLSGSFTSQTCDLGSSSSIEEKSYDKASDEKVILEDLGTSERFFFPVDSHRVKDIWLPGNSMPWNSSNDEDKVHDGIPNLELALGAETKSPNKGILPFFGLVEKNDNQNKPPDKVLNKEEDDGVSASLSLSLSFPFPDKEQTVKPVSKTEQLVPERRHVNTSLLLFGDLSDK